A region of Synechococcus sp. MW101C3 DNA encodes the following proteins:
- a CDS encoding glutathione S-transferase C-terminal domain-containing protein, translating to MAVPPPVVACVRAAWRWQWQQLMGGLGPADAEGNYCRPAGAFAVLPPLPATAGTSAGHVLIVGRSCPWAHRAWLVWTLRQLQSTIDLVVVEPDPGAGRWQFSAPFEGAQALADLYSSCGAPATAPASVPVLYDRAERRIVVNESARLIELLNRWPAPEGVPDLEPADQSERRDAWRQRLQGDVNDGVYRCGFARNQAAYNRAESALFEALEAAEAELQAAGPWLCGTAPSLADVVLFPTLIRLELVYAPLFGCSRRPLWQFPALWGWRSRFHAIEGVAKTCFPMAWRQDYFGALFPLHPSGIIPAGPDLTTLVKASPLEMMR from the coding sequence CAACAGCTGATGGGTGGATTGGGCCCCGCCGACGCCGAGGGCAACTACTGCCGTCCCGCCGGGGCCTTCGCCGTGCTGCCGCCCCTGCCGGCCACAGCCGGCACCAGCGCGGGCCATGTGCTGATCGTGGGCCGCAGCTGCCCATGGGCCCATCGCGCCTGGCTGGTATGGACCCTGCGCCAGCTGCAATCGACGATTGATCTGGTGGTTGTGGAACCGGACCCCGGCGCCGGCCGCTGGCAGTTCTCAGCGCCCTTCGAGGGGGCCCAGGCTCTGGCCGACCTCTACAGCAGCTGCGGAGCTCCAGCGACCGCGCCGGCTTCGGTGCCGGTGCTCTACGACCGCGCCGAGCGCCGCATCGTGGTGAATGAGAGCGCGCGGCTGATCGAGCTGCTCAACCGCTGGCCGGCACCCGAGGGGGTGCCCGATCTTGAACCTGCTGATCAGAGCGAGCGCCGCGATGCCTGGCGCCAGCGCCTGCAGGGAGACGTCAATGACGGCGTGTACCGCTGCGGCTTCGCCCGCAACCAGGCGGCTTACAACCGCGCCGAGTCAGCCCTGTTCGAGGCCCTCGAGGCCGCCGAGGCGGAGCTGCAGGCCGCTGGGCCCTGGCTGTGCGGCACCGCCCCCAGCCTCGCCGACGTGGTGCTGTTCCCCACCTTGATTCGCCTGGAACTGGTCTATGCCCCCCTGTTCGGCTGCAGCCGCCGGCCGCTCTGGCAATTCCCCGCCCTATGGGGCTGGCGGAGCCGCTTCCATGCGATCGAAGGAGTCGCCAAGACCTGCTTCCCCATGGCGTGGCGGCAGGATTACTTCGGTGCTCTGTTTCCACTGCACCCCTCCGGGATCATTCCGGCCGGCCCCGACCTGACCACACTGGTGAAGGCTTCTCCCCTCGAGATGATGCGATGA